The segment TTGTATTTCCCGTTTTCCACCTCGTACAGCGGGAACACACCTGTTTCAACAGCGAGACGGCCCATCTTGATACATGCATCCGACGGACACCGCCATCCAGTCGGGCAGACGGCAAGACAGTGAATAAAGGCAGGACCGTTCACTTTCCTTGCCTTTTTGACCTTGTTCATGAAGTCAAAAGGATAGCTGTGGCAAGCCGTAGCAACATAGG is part of the Deltaproteobacteria bacterium genome and harbors:
- a CDS encoding pyruvate ferredoxin oxidoreductase (catalyzes the formation of acetyl-CoA from pyruvate and coenzyme A); the protein is YVATACHSYPFDFMNKVKKARKVNGPAFIHCLAVCPTGWRCPSDACIKMGRLAVETGVFPLYEVENGKYKMTIEMPKELRPMEDYLKPQGRFRHLKPEDIKIFKGMAMLEYNKVLERIKHSKSWSEMTS